The genomic segment TCGGTTCCCGGCGGATCCCCGTGTTCGCATCGACCTCGAGGGCCTGCTTCAGCTGGAACGCAACGGGATTGAAGAGGTCGAGATCGGTGAGGATGGCCACGTCGGAATAGCTTCCGACTGCATTCAGGACCGGGGACGAATCTCCACACCCGCCCAGCCCCAGGGCCAGGACGGCGGCGAGGAGCACCCGGGAAACACGCAAGCGCACAGGGCCCTCCCGAGGAACGTTGGGATGGATCAGCGGCGCTCGCCGGCGGAACCGGTCGCGATGGAGTCCCGGACGTCGCCCGACGTCGGCAGTGTGGACCGCCGCATCGGCATGTTCAAGCGCTGAACGCCGCCTTCCTGCGCCGCCCCCGCCCGGCTGTTCCAGAACAGGTGCTGCATGATCGTCGTCTGCATCGACGACGGCAGCGTCGGCCACAGGCCGCGCCGACCTTCGCGCACCGGAGCGTAGAGGTCGTCCCGGAACCCGGGGCCGCCCACCGTGCGGATGCCGAAGTCACCGTCGGTGACGTCGATCTCGAAGGGATTCGTGCGGACCGCTCCGCTCAGATCCGGTTCCTCTTCGCCCACCGTCCGCGCTCCGACCAGCGAGGTCGCGCCGACCGGCGCCTCGACGTCCCTACCATCGCCGATGGTGCCCGTTCCGTCACCGGGCAGCAACCAGGCGCCCATTCCGACCACGAGGACCGTCACCGCCAGCGCACTGGCGACTGCCGGACGCCAGAAGCTCCAACGCTCACCCACGATGGCCGTATCCGTGGCCTCGGCCGCCCGCTCCCGCAGAGCCTTCTGGATCCCCAACTGTACTTTCCACTCGAAGTTCTCCGAGGGTTCGGCTTCAGCCGCCAGCATCCACTGCCGTCCCTGCTCGAGCACCTCTTGATGACGCCGACATTCGGGACAGGCGCCGATGTGCTCGCCGAGTCGAACGCGCTCGGTCTCTCCGAGATCGTCATCCAGGGCGCGCGAGATCCATGTGCGGGCGCGCCGGCAGTCACGGGAACGAGAAGGAGGAAGGAAGCTCATCGTGGTGTCCTCGTTCAGCGGGTTTCGCCGTCAGGGGTGGCTGGACCGTCTTCGAGCATCGGTTCGATCAACTTACGGAAGTGGTTCCGAGCACGATTGATACGACTGCGCACGGTCCCCAGTTTGAGGCCGGTGACCGCCCGGATTTCCTCGTAGCTGAGCTGATTGACCTCGCGCAGCACGAAGGGGATCCGGTAGCGCTCGGGGATCTGCTCGGTGACCTCGCGAATGATCCGCTCGAGGTCCTCGCCGACGGCGACCTGCTCGGGATCGGGCGCCTCGTCGGCGATCTCCTGCACCACTTCCTCGTCGCCGTCGCCGTGATTGAAGAACATCGACAGCACCGGGGGACGGCGCTTCTTCTGACGGTAGCGGTTGCGGACCAGATTCGTGGCGATCGTGTAGAGCCAGGTCGAGAACCGGGCAATGGTCCGGTACTTGTCGGCATGCACATAGGCGCGCACGAAGGCATCCTGGGCCAGTTCTTCGGCCAGGTCCCCGTCGCTCACCAAGCGCAGCAGGTAGTTGTACAGGCGCGTCTTGTAGCGACGGACCAGGATGTCGTAACAGGCCTTCTCACCGGCCTGCACGCGCAGCATCAGGTCTTCGTCGCTCAGCTCGGTGCGATCGACCGGCCGACGATCGGGGTCGAGCATCGTGACCTTCTCGGCCAGACCCATGGTGGACTCCCTCCGGGGCAACCGTACTCCCGGAGGTCTACACCGTGGGTGCGTCAGGGTTCCCACAGGGGATCGAGGATCGAATCGCCCAGGGCGGCGACGGTCCGGATCTCGGACCAGTCCACCACGATCGGAGCCTCGACACCAGGTGCTCCGATCCGTAGGCGCCGTGGCAGAGCATCAGG from the Candidatus Krumholzibacteriia bacterium genome contains:
- a CDS encoding zf-HC2 domain-containing protein, which gives rise to MSFLPPSRSRDCRRARTWISRALDDDLGETERVRLGEHIGACPECRRHQEVLEQGRQWMLAAEAEPSENFEWKVQLGIQKALRERAAEATDTAIVGERWSFWRPAVASALAVTVLVVGMGAWLLPGDGTGTIGDGRDVEAPVGATSLVGARTVGEEEPDLSGAVRTNPFEIDVTDGDFGIRTVGGPGFRDDLYAPVREGRRGLWPTLPSSMQTTIMQHLFWNSRAGAAQEGGVQRLNMPMRRSTLPTSGDVRDSIATGSAGERR
- a CDS encoding sigma-70 family RNA polymerase sigma factor: MGLAEKVTMLDPDRRPVDRTELSDEDLMLRVQAGEKACYDILVRRYKTRLYNYLLRLVSDGDLAEELAQDAFVRAYVHADKYRTIARFSTWLYTIATNLVRNRYRQKKRRPPVLSMFFNHGDGDEEVVQEIADEAPDPEQVAVGEDLERIIREVTEQIPERYRIPFVLREVNQLSYEEIRAVTGLKLGTVRSRINRARNHFRKLIEPMLEDGPATPDGETR